The Vicia villosa cultivar HV-30 ecotype Madison, WI linkage group LG1, Vvil1.0, whole genome shotgun sequence genome includes a region encoding these proteins:
- the LOC131657426 gene encoding uncharacterized protein LOC131657426 — MKAPDSIEIAKALYLSKSVVEENLTKKGGGLGFRMEFLVKRGCDAAEAKEWDTFRAILALSIYGIMMSHLPERGAFVDNRRTSKWVERIMGLRAKDIVWYNKALDDMEVIMSCGKFKNTEIAENIFYHSATDSGQMAKAVQAWKSICWRDKKHFGQRDCATYEDYTNWVKYVANAQGMPFLPQDPLYPPAGEQPNIVSMPRYNQTVEENRKLTEQLETMHVEMNTARQEKLSALHKLKLREIELEELYARGSTSQKRPRMTVGSKSTEIQEKKIKEHYEAQLAELTKKLQIQTENANSEKTRRKKADKLLFDRQSTIEKCYEEIQKLKGQIREKDQSNAQAQEEARFSLSAIAPPPTHRYYTRANHSLQMNQLRDDLIQMRTQVTAQMAQFMEVMQNMADRQEELRIRMDTVAQVVGDPPQRNPADIRVNGEPVIGGPGVIPPAANQGNPRGPPQPTPEGQTTQQIRRAAAIPVLEEDRHEDLFPESEWGFPHDAGRMFRGLEERMRAMEGQGLGMDISDLGLVPGVRVPPKFKVPDFEKYKGNTCPKTHVRAYYRKMHVYSEDEGLLMHFFQDSLTGASLEWYMRLERTHIRSWRDLVEAFVKQYQYNVDMAPNRTQLQNLSQKAMESFKEYAQKWRELAARVQPPMLEREMMDLFTNTLEGQYYSACSASSSFAELVMIGEQIESGIKAGRIQNPSAAGSSSGAGGKKPYHGFAKKREGETSAAYYGKGKSHVYQQVAAVTIPSTPLQQQPQQQQRHPPRQYQQKSRAPRIFDPIPMTYAQLLAHLLHGDLVQLRTMGPPPAKLPPNYDANAHCEFQSGAAGHDIEHCIGFMHKVHDLLDSKAIEFTPTQGPNVVQNPMPSHGTHAANAIDIVEDIYLVKDVIELGSLLPLLKKELLRMSLYAGCGEFCTDCMVTSSVCDKVKGGIQQLIDSGYLQFEHVRHPKSVKNEINVLSIPYTPTKIPIPARAPPFVITLPGPIPYTSEKAIPWNYGREVFYQGAKYEIKAPVEKEDVDNVVGIGRMTRSGRIFNPPQNTRDDNAEALAQAKGNRVVEDTVDPGQSSNSEDNVAKEMEEFLKIIKKSEYKVVDQLSQTQSKISILQLLLCSETHRNALLRLLSTAFVPPEISVNQLEGVVSNINAGNGLGFTDADLPSEGRNHNRALHISVECKGTMLSRVLVDNGSSLNVLPKSSLMRLDYSGVEIRPSELTVRAFDGSKRSVFGEVDLPIMIGPQLFTITFFVMDIHPSYSCLLGRPWIHAAGAVTSTLHQKLKFATQGKIVTICGEEEHVVSHLASYRYIDVEGEVHETPCQAFEAVQTIKIPYVENRKLEAPMSSLKEAKAVVESGHPEGWGRVLDLPIKQDKCGIGYQLGQSSSNGAPKKPGTFVPIKFSSGGIVKDHICAADGDMDSDYDIEEWIKPCVPGQKLLNWSSKDIISIASDQE; from the exons ATGAAGGCCCCTGATTCCATTGAAattgctaaggctctttatttgagcaagtcggtCGTGGAAGAAAATCTCACCAAGAAGGGAGGAGGTCTCGGTTTTCGCATGGAGTTTCTTGTCAAAAGGGGTTGTGATGCTGCTGAAGCGAAAGAATGGGACACATTTAGGGCCATCCTGGCTCTAAGTATCTATGGTATCATGAT GTCACACTTGCCTGAACGTGGTGCTTTCGTTGATAATAGGCGCACATCTAAGTGGGTTGAGAGGATTATGGGGCTGAGGGCTAAAGATATTGTCTGGTATAATAAAGCTTTAGATGACATGGAAGTTATTATGAGTTGTGGAAAGTTCAAAAAT ACAGAAATTGCTGAGAATATTTTTTATCATTCAGCCACCGACAGTGGGCAGATGGCAAAAGCTGTACAAGCTTGgaagagtatttgttggagagataAGAAACACTTTGGTCAGAGAGACTGTGCCACGTATGAGGATTATACTAATTGGGTCAAATATGTTGCTAATGCTCAAGGGATGCCTTTCCTCCCTCAAGACCCTTTGTACCCGCCTGCTGGTGAACAACCCAACATTGTTTCCATGCCTCGTTACAACCAAACTGTGGAAGAGAATCGAAAATTGACTGAGCAGTTGGAAACAATGCATGTTGAGATGAACACTGCTAGAcaagagaagctttctgctcTTCATAAGTTAAAACTAAGGGAAATAGAGCTCGAAGAACTGTATGCTAGAGGGAGCACATCTCAGAAGAGGCCGAGAATGACTGTGGGCTCTAAATCTACTGAAATCCAggagaagaaaataaaagaacattACGAGGCTCAATTGGCCGAGTTGACCAAAAAGCTCCAGATTCAGACTGAAAATGCCAATTCAGAGAAAACTCGTCGCAAGAAAGCAGACAAACTCTTGTTCGATCGCCAAAGTACCATAGAGAAGTGTTATGAAGAGATCCAAAAGCTGAAGGGTCAGATAAGAGAAAAAGACCAGAGTAATGCCCAAGCTCAAGAAGAAGCTAG gttttctctttcagcaattgCACCTCCACCTACACATCGCTACTACACAAGGGCTAATCATTCACTGCAAATGAATCAGTTAAGGGATGATCTTATCCAAATGAGAACTCAGGTCACCGCTCAGATGGCTCAGTTCATGGAAGTCATGCAAAACATGGCTGATcgccaagaagagctcagaaTCAGGATGGACACAGTTGCTCAGGTTGTTGGGGACCCCCCGCAAAGAAATCCTGCTGATATTCGTGTCAATGGTGAGCCTGTGATCGGAGGACCTGGTGTAATTCCTCCTGCTGCTAATCAAGGTAATCCTCGTGGGCCTCCCCAGCCTACTCCTGAAGGACAAACCACACAACAAATCAGAAGGGCTGCTGCTATCCCCGTGTTGGAAGAGGACCGACATGAGGACTTGTTTCCTGAAAGTGAATGGGGATTTCCACATGATGCTGGAAGGATGTTTAGAGGTCTGGAAGAAAGGATGAGGGCCATGGAAGGCCAAGGACTTGGTATGGATATCAGTGATTTGGGTTTGGTTCCTGGCGTCCGTGTGCCACCGAAATTCAAAGTACCTGATTTCGAGAAATACAAGGGGAACACTTGCCCTAAGACACATGTCCGAGCTTACTATCGTAAAATGCATGTATACTCTGAGGACGAAGGACTGTTGATGCACTTTTTCCAAGATAGCCTGactggggcatccttggaatggtATATGAGGTTGGAGAGAACTCACATCCGAAGTTGGAGGGACTTAGTTGAGGCCTTCGTGAAGCAGTAtcagtataatgtggacatggcgcCAAATCGCACTCAGTTACAGAATCTATCCCAGAAGGCTATGgagtccttcaaagaatatgcgcAGAAATGGCGCGAGTTGGCGGCTAGAGTCCAGCCACCTATGTTGGAAAGAGAAATGATGGACCTGTTCACCAACACTCTGGAGGGTCAATATTATTCCGCTTGCTCTGCGTCCTCAAGTTTCGCCGAGTTGGTGATGATTGGTGAACAAATTGAAAGTGGAATTAAGGCGGGTAGAATACAGAATCCGAGTGCTGCTGGTTCCTCCTCTGGGGCTGGTGGAAAGAAGCCATACCATGGGTTTGCCAAGAAGAGAGAGGGTGAAACGAGTGCTGCTTACTATGGTAAAGGTAAAAGCCATGTTTATCAACAGGTAGCCGCTGTGACCATACCGAGTACTCCTCTTCAACAACAACCACAGCAACAGCAGAGGCATCCCCCGCGTCAGTATCAGCAAAAGTCGAGGGCACCAAGAATTTTTGATCCCATACCTATGACATATGCACAATTACTCGCCCATCTCTTACATGGGGACTTGGTGCAACTTCGTACCATGGGCCCTCCACCTGCTAAGCTTCCTCCTAACTATGATGCTAATGCCCACTGTGAGTTTCAATCTGGGGCCGCTGGTCATGATATTGAACATTGCATAGGATTCATGCATAAAGTACATGATCTGCTTGATTCAAAAGCTATTGAGTTCACCCCTACTCAAGGACCTAACGTTGTACAGAACCCTATGCCTTCCCATGGAACTCATGCCGCAAATGCTATCGATATTGTTGAAGACATTTACTTGGTCAAGGATGTTATCGAATTGGGATCGTTGTTGCCATTATTGAAGAAGGAATTATTGAGGATGAGTCTATACGCTGGTTGTGGAGAATTCTGTACTGATTGTATGGTCACCTCCTCAGTTTGTGACAAGGTGAAAGGTGGGATTCAACAGTTGATAGATAGTGGGTATCTACAGTTTGAGCATGTGCGACATCCAAAGTCAGTCAAGAATGAAATCAACGTGCTATCCATCCCGTATACTCCTACTAAGATCCCGATTCCTGCCAGAGCGCCGCCTTTTGTCATCACGTTGCCTGGTCCCATCCCATATACTAGTGAAAAAGCAATCCCATGGAATTATGGCAGAGAAGTTTTCTACCAAGGGGCCAAGTACGAGATTAAAGCACCggttgagaaagaagatgttgataatgttgttggcATTGGAAGAATGACAAGAAGTGGTCGTATTTTCAATCCTCCCCAGAATACTCGCGATGACAATGCAGAAGCTCTAGCTCAAGCAAAAGGGAATAGAGTGGTAGAAGATACGGTGGATCCGGGGCAAAGCTCTAACTCTGAAGATAATGTGGccaaagagatggaagagttcctaaAGATCATCAAGAAAAGTGAGTATAAAGTGGTTGACCAACTGAGTCAAACTCAATCAAAGATTTCGATCTTGCAGTTGCTCTTGTGTTCGGAGACACATCGAAACGCTTTGTTGAGACTTTTAAGTACTGCTTTCGTCCCTCCAGAGATCTCAGTGAATCAACTTGAAGGGGTGGTGTCAAACATCAATGCTGGTAATGGATTGGGATTCACTGATGCAGACTTGCCCTCCGAAGGTAGAAACCACAATAGAGCTTTGCATATATCAGTGGAATGTAAAGGGACTATGTTATCTCGTGTTCTCGTGGATAATGGATCTTCTCTGAATGTATTACCGAAGTCGTCTTTGATGAGGCTAGATTATTCTGGTGTCGAGATAAGGCCGAGTGAATTGACAGTGAGAGCCTTTGATGGGTCAAAGAGATCAGTATTTGGGGAGGTTGACTTGCCAATAATGATAGGTCCTCAGCTTTTCACTATTACCTTCTTTGTGATGGATATCCACCCGTCTTACAGTTGTCTCCTGGGACGtccatggatccatgctgctggggccgtgACTTCCACATTGCATCAGAAACTCAAATTCGCGACTCAAGGAAAGATAGTCACAATATGTGGGGAGGAAGAACACGTGGTAAGCCATCTTGCATCTTACAGGTATATTGATGTGGAAGGAGAGGTCCACGAGACGCCTTGCCAAGCCTTTGAGGCTGTCCAGACCATCAAGATCCCTTATGTTGAAAATAGGAAGTTGGAGGCTCCCATGTCTTCACTAAAGGAAGCTAAAGCTGTAGTTGAATCTGGTCATCCTGAAGGATGGGGTCGAGTCTTGGATTTGCCAATCAAGCAGGATAAATGTGGGATTGGATACCAGTTGGGCCAGAGTTCATCCAATGGGGCCCCCAAGAAACCTGGAACCTTCGTTCCGATCAAGTTCTCTAGTGGTGGCATCGTTAAGGATCATATTTGTGCTGCTGATGGTGATATGGATAGCGATTACGACATTGAAGAATGGATCAAGCCGTGTGTCCCAGGACAGAAGCTTCTCAACTGGTCGTCCAAGGACATCATCTCAATTGCTTCTGATCAAGAGTAA